From Rutidosis leptorrhynchoides isolate AG116_Rl617_1_P2 chromosome 3, CSIRO_AGI_Rlap_v1, whole genome shotgun sequence, a single genomic window includes:
- the LOC139896809 gene encoding NDR1/HIN1-like protein 3: MANSNQPALNGAYYGPSIPPPSKKPRSYHRPSRGGGCNPFSWCFSCLCGCIFNLIFQIIITILVLLGIAVLVFWLIFRPNAPKFHVNEATLTEFNLSTNNNTLYYNLAVNMTFRNPNKRIGIYYDKIEANAEYHDKRFSTRDLDTFYLGHKKEHDLSTVFSGQQLVVLGNGDRSKYDSESNDGVYNIDLKLKLRIRLKVGWAKPKFKPKIECDLKVPITNDGRVASGGFQRTKCDFDW; this comes from the coding sequence ATGGCCAACTCAAATCAACCTGCCCTGAACGGAGCTTACTACGGTCCATCAATCCCACCACCATCGAAAAAACCTCGATCCTACCACCGACCTAGCCGTGGTGGCGGCTGCAACCCATTCTCATGGTGTTTCAGTTGCCTTTGTGGTTGCATCTTCAATCTCATTTTTCAAATCATTATCACAATTCTAGTCTTGTTAGGTATCGCGGTCCTCGTCTTCTGGCTCATATTTCGTCCCAACGCGCCAAAGTTCCATGTCAACGAAGCGACTTTAACCGAATTCAATTTGTCCACGAACAACAACACGCTTTACTACAATCTAGCGGTTAACATGACGTTTAGAAACCCTAACAAACGTATAGGAATTTACTACGATAAAATTGAAGCGAATGCGGAGTATCATGACAAGAGGTTTTCGACTAGGGATTTGGATACGTTTTATTTGGGACATAAAAAGGAGCATGATTTAAGCACGGTGTTTAGTGGTCAGCAGTTGGTGGTTTTAGGAAACGGTGATCGATCGAAATACGATAGCGAAAGCAATGATGGTGTTTATAATATTGATTTGAAGCTTAAACTTAGGATTAGGTTGAAAGTTGGATGGGCTAAACCTAAGTTTAAACCCAAAATTGAGTGTGATTTGAAGGTTCCGATTACTAATGATGGTAGGGTTGCTTCTGGTGGATTTCAGAGGACCAAGTGTGATTTCGATTGGTAG